The Malus domestica chromosome 10, GDT2T_hap1 genome contains a region encoding:
- the LOC103446877 gene encoding stigma-specific STIG1-like protein 1, translated as MAMKLINIFFTLLAAVAIVGAANFHDDHIEDVEMQTSTVAEATTLPETPDEAEATTSLRGASRFLYNRHKTIPLPSYTCDNFPRICRAKNSLGPDCCKKKCVDVKTDRYNCGICGYRCKYTEICCRGKCVNASFDKRHCGGCNQKCKKGDFCVYGMCHYA; from the coding sequence ATGGCCATGAAGTTGATTAACATCTTCTTTACTCTCCTAGCAGCAGTGGCCATTGTTGGAGCTGCAAATTTCCACGACGATCATATCGAAGACGTGGAAATGCAGACTAGTACTGTAGCAGAAGCAACTACATTGCCTGAAACACCAGATGAAGCAGAAGCAACTACTTCTTTAAGAGGAGCGAGCCGTTTTCTTTATAATCGGCATAAAACTATCCCACTGCCCAGTTATACTTGCGACAACTTTCCTAGGATTTGTCGTGCGAAGAACAGCCTGGGGCCAGACTGCTGCAAGAAGAAATGTGTTGACGTGAAGACTGATCGGTACAACTGTGGGATTTGCGGCTACAGATGCAAGTACACTGAGATTTGTTGCAGGGGTAAGTGCGTCAATGCATCGTTTGACAAGAGGCATTGTGGTGGGTGCAatcagaagtgcaagaagggagacTTCTGTGTTTATGGGATGTGCCATTATGCATGA